A single region of the Desulfomonile tiedjei genome encodes:
- a CDS encoding bifunctional transaldolase/phosoglucose isomerase encodes MTNPLVELSFLGQSVWYDNLGRELLRSGMLGRLVHEDGVRGVTSNPTIFQKAISSEKTYDNDLHVLVDQGRDVEAIYESLAIEDIREAADLLKGVYDETSGMDGYVSLEVSPRLAYDTAGTLEQVRRLFELVNRKNLMIKVPATPQGLLAVKDLIASGININITLIFSLEQYLNAAMAYVEGMEEWVASGGNPGQIASVASFFVSRVDSMVDERLEEITDPNFKSLASELVGKAAIANAKMAYALFKEIFYGERFASLKSRGARPQRVLWASTSTKNPSYPDTYYVDPLIGQDTVNTMPHVTLEAYKDHGTPAVRIEEGVDEAREVFGQLEAMGINIGEIMDQLLENGVKAFADSYDMLLKEIEKKRTRLLRGWGHRSASLGALQPRVDATLARLDADKTTESLWTGDTALWAGDPDVRSAIGQRLGWLQAVETMIGEKQRLKDFADEIRSSGFTTAVLLGMGGSSLASEVFADCFGAADGYLDLKVLDTTVPGTILDVDRNLDLKRTLFIVSSKSGGTIEVMSLYKYFRARMEQALGPDAGKSFIAITDPGTGLGKMASEHGFRRVFLNPPNIGGRFSALSYFGLVPAALIGMELDRFLMRAAQAVEASGPEVPSLESPGTWLGVIMGELALADKDKLTLIISPALSGFGTWLEQLVAESTGKEGRGVIPVAGEPVGHPDAYGHDRLFVYSRLDGDTSYDEHISALEKSGQPVVTQRLHSAYDIGREMFRWEFATAVAGAILKVNPFDEPNVQESKDITKRLLEAYKKENKIPDGEKVAVGDPGLTSALGKFVASIKPADYVAINAFIRPRTENIDILQAVREEFRDKFKVATTLGFGPRYLHSTGQIHKGGPDKGVYILVTSEDEEDVPIPGEPYSFSVLKSAQSIGDYEALKNKGRRIIRVHLGKESELKGLLNAVRVAG; translated from the coding sequence ATGACCAATCCATTGGTAGAGCTGAGTTTCCTTGGACAATCTGTTTGGTATGACAACCTCGGCCGCGAATTGTTGCGGTCAGGCATGCTGGGTAGGCTTGTGCATGAGGACGGAGTCCGAGGGGTAACTTCCAACCCGACCATATTCCAAAAAGCGATTTCCAGCGAAAAGACCTACGACAATGATTTGCACGTCTTGGTGGACCAGGGCAGAGATGTAGAGGCCATTTACGAGAGCTTGGCTATAGAAGACATCCGTGAGGCCGCGGACCTGCTAAAGGGAGTTTACGACGAAACCTCAGGCATGGACGGCTATGTGAGCCTGGAAGTCTCTCCACGACTTGCCTACGACACGGCGGGAACTTTGGAGCAGGTGAGGCGCCTATTCGAGCTGGTGAACAGAAAAAACCTTATGATCAAGGTCCCGGCCACACCTCAAGGGCTGCTGGCAGTCAAGGATCTAATCGCATCCGGCATCAATATCAACATCACTCTGATCTTCTCCCTTGAACAATATCTCAATGCAGCCATGGCCTATGTGGAGGGCATGGAAGAGTGGGTGGCTTCAGGAGGCAACCCCGGCCAAATCGCTTCTGTGGCGTCGTTCTTTGTCAGCCGGGTGGACTCCATGGTTGACGAAAGGCTGGAGGAGATAACCGATCCCAACTTCAAGAGTCTGGCTTCAGAATTAGTGGGGAAAGCAGCCATCGCTAACGCCAAGATGGCTTATGCGCTGTTTAAGGAGATTTTCTACGGAGAGCGTTTTGCCTCCCTGAAGAGTCGCGGCGCGAGGCCCCAGAGGGTCCTTTGGGCAAGCACCAGCACCAAGAATCCTTCGTACCCTGACACCTATTATGTGGACCCTCTGATCGGGCAGGACACTGTCAACACCATGCCGCATGTCACCCTGGAGGCGTACAAGGACCACGGAACACCCGCTGTTCGCATCGAAGAAGGTGTGGATGAGGCTCGTGAGGTCTTTGGACAACTGGAGGCAATGGGCATCAACATCGGCGAAATCATGGATCAACTCCTTGAAAACGGAGTCAAAGCGTTTGCGGATTCCTACGACATGCTTCTCAAGGAGATTGAAAAAAAGAGAACCCGGCTGCTACGCGGCTGGGGCCACCGATCGGCTTCGCTGGGTGCGCTTCAGCCCCGGGTGGACGCAACGCTCGCGAGACTCGACGCGGACAAGACCACTGAGAGTCTTTGGACCGGCGACACAGCCCTGTGGGCCGGGGATCCTGATGTTCGGAGCGCGATCGGTCAGAGGCTCGGCTGGCTCCAGGCGGTCGAGACTATGATAGGCGAGAAGCAGCGCCTCAAGGACTTTGCTGACGAGATAAGGTCATCCGGGTTCACCACCGCGGTTCTCCTCGGAATGGGAGGCAGCAGTTTAGCTTCCGAAGTGTTTGCCGATTGCTTTGGCGCTGCTGACGGATATCTCGATCTAAAGGTGCTCGATACAACGGTCCCTGGCACAATTCTGGATGTGGACCGCAACCTGGATCTCAAACGGACCCTCTTTATCGTGTCCAGCAAATCGGGCGGCACCATAGAGGTGATGTCCTTGTACAAGTACTTTCGTGCAAGGATGGAGCAGGCCTTGGGACCTGACGCGGGTAAGAGCTTCATCGCAATCACGGATCCCGGAACAGGCCTTGGCAAGATGGCATCCGAACACGGATTCCGGAGGGTCTTTCTCAACCCTCCAAATATAGGGGGAAGGTTCAGTGCTTTGTCCTATTTCGGCTTGGTGCCCGCTGCTCTCATCGGGATGGAATTGGATCGTTTCTTGATGAGGGCCGCTCAGGCAGTAGAGGCCTCCGGCCCGGAGGTCCCTTCGCTGGAAAGCCCCGGCACCTGGTTGGGGGTTATAATGGGGGAGCTTGCACTGGCGGACAAAGACAAATTGACGCTCATCATCTCCCCTGCATTGAGTGGCTTCGGCACCTGGCTGGAGCAGCTCGTGGCCGAAAGCACGGGCAAGGAAGGCAGAGGTGTCATTCCGGTAGCCGGAGAACCGGTCGGTCATCCCGATGCTTACGGCCATGATCGCCTTTTCGTATACTCGCGGCTGGATGGTGACACTTCCTATGACGAGCATATTTCCGCGCTGGAGAAATCAGGGCAGCCGGTAGTAACCCAGCGATTACACTCGGCTTACGATATCGGCCGGGAGATGTTCAGGTGGGAATTTGCCACGGCTGTTGCCGGCGCGATTCTCAAGGTAAACCCTTTCGACGAGCCGAACGTCCAGGAATCTAAAGATATCACCAAGAGGCTGCTTGAAGCGTACAAGAAGGAGAACAAAATACCCGACGGCGAGAAGGTTGCGGTCGGAGATCCTGGTTTGACCTCGGCCCTGGGAAAATTTGTAGCGTCCATCAAACCGGCGGACTATGTGGCGATCAATGCTTTTATCCGGCCGAGGACCGAAAACATTGACATCCTCCAAGCCGTGAGGGAGGAGTTTAGAGACAAGTTCAAGGTTGCCACGACTTTGGGCTTCGGCCCACGATATCTGCATTCCACAGGCCAGATTCACAAAGGAGGGCCGGACAAAGGGGTGTACATATTGGTCACATCAGAGGACGAAGAGGACGTTCCTATTCCCGGAGAGCCTTATTCATTCTCCGTGCTAAAGTCCGCTCAATCTATCGGCGACTACGAGGCATTGAAAAACAAAGGCCGGCGAATCATCCGGGTGCATCTCGGAAAGGAATCGGAACTGAAGGGGCTCCTCAATGCGGTGAGGGTCGCGGGATAG
- a CDS encoding undecaprenyl-diphosphate phosphatase, which produces MSDLWVAGVLGIVEGLTEYLPVSSTGHLIVAGNLLNFSGQKASAFEVFIQLGAILAVVVLYWNRFTALIPFNGENSRVEHGFAGWKGLALLAITTLPALIAGFLAHRMIKTYLFSPMTVAWALGVGGIGILLAEKFKPDSGVKDLDGLTYKQALAVGLFQCLALWPGMSRSASSIIGGLFSGLDRKVAAEYSFVAAVPIMIAATSYDLFKEWHLLAFSDLGFFAVGFVVSFVSATLAVKTFISLVQRWSLAPYAWYRLAIAPLIYFLMIK; this is translated from the coding sequence ATGAGTGATCTTTGGGTCGCAGGCGTACTAGGAATAGTCGAGGGGCTGACTGAGTACTTGCCTGTTTCGTCTACCGGCCATCTGATTGTGGCAGGAAATTTGCTGAATTTTTCGGGCCAAAAGGCATCGGCCTTTGAGGTGTTCATACAGTTGGGGGCGATTCTTGCCGTGGTAGTCCTGTATTGGAACAGGTTCACAGCACTCATTCCATTCAATGGCGAGAATAGCAGAGTGGAACACGGCTTTGCCGGCTGGAAGGGCCTGGCGCTCCTCGCCATAACCACACTTCCCGCACTGATAGCCGGATTTCTGGCTCATCGAATGATTAAGACCTATCTGTTTTCTCCGATGACCGTGGCTTGGGCGCTGGGCGTAGGGGGAATCGGGATACTTCTCGCGGAGAAGTTCAAACCTGACTCCGGCGTCAAGGATCTCGACGGGCTGACGTACAAGCAAGCGCTGGCTGTGGGTTTGTTCCAGTGTCTTGCCTTATGGCCGGGGATGTCCCGGTCCGCGTCCTCAATTATTGGCGGTTTATTTTCGGGCCTCGACAGAAAAGTGGCGGCGGAATACTCCTTTGTGGCCGCTGTACCCATCATGATCGCAGCTACTTCGTACGATCTTTTCAAGGAATGGCATTTGCTGGCGTTCTCCGATCTGGGCTTTTTCGCGGTGGGCTTCGTTGTCTCCTTTGTTTCTGCCACTCTGGCCGTGAAGACTTTCATCAGTCTCGTGCAGCGTTGGTCTTTAGCACCGTACGCGTGGTACCGGTTGGCTATCGCCCCTTTGATTTATTTCCTGATGATCAAGTAG
- a CDS encoding FKBP-type peptidyl-prolyl cis-trans isomerase — protein MALFSGCLFLLATTVSHAAQAFTTPSGLKVEVLKEGNGPVPKSGQTVVVHYTGTLEDGKKFDSSRDRNEPFSFPLGAGRVIRGWDEGIGLLKVGSRAKLTIPPQLGYGAQGAGGVIPPNATLIFDVELIEAK, from the coding sequence ATGGCTCTATTCTCGGGATGTCTTTTTTTATTGGCCACGACGGTTAGTCACGCGGCTCAAGCCTTCACCACCCCCTCGGGTTTGAAGGTGGAGGTCCTTAAAGAGGGCAACGGTCCGGTGCCCAAAAGCGGGCAAACCGTAGTAGTGCATTACACCGGGACCCTGGAAGACGGGAAGAAGTTCGACAGTTCCAGGGACCGCAACGAGCCGTTCAGTTTCCCGTTGGGCGCGGGCCGGGTCATCCGAGGATGGGATGAAGGAATAGGGCTCCTTAAAGTCGGTAGCCGCGCGAAATTGACCATTCCCCCGCAATTGGGTTACGGCGCACAGGGCGCAGGAGGAGTAATACCTCCCAACGCCACCCTCATCTTTGATGTGGAGTTGATCGAGGCCAAGTGA
- a CDS encoding S41 family peptidase encodes MPRYYRSIWLLFLLTLCLPAAADTVGRQPSGHRAGPLLLSDFTVAQRVDAQQGATRGGSSHGSAPQFFEDTIRLVKENYVEELSDDEIFLGPLARLTLTLPPPCADGIVLPGDCDRNPRDCLMAFVQGVAVRCRIPKDQVFRMVLNALLPGLDPNSGLLDAGMLKELSIGTSGKFGGVGMVVTTKDGDYVVISPFEGSPAFKAGIQAGDTIVEIDGQQLHGLPLLEVLRKVRGPAGSVMSVAVRDGRSGAIRRVRIRRQVIHIPPVRYLNLGSGIGYLRIVNFQQDTADEVRKVLSRMSVRGKENPKGLILDLRDNPGGLFDEAIDVADQFLPSGTITSIRGRNRQLNREFAASPKTNSPRVPIVVLINKGTASASEILAGALQGRPDVRVVGEKSFGKASVQAVYPLRNGSALRLTTAHYYTPDGRDIEGKGLEPDIMEEVTAEGMGKQRVDLLKLAELEDDKGVKKAMECLLSSQSPGRVTFPTLF; translated from the coding sequence TTGCCTCGTTATTATCGCTCAATCTGGCTGCTGTTTTTGCTGACGCTCTGCTTGCCGGCGGCCGCGGATACAGTAGGCCGCCAGCCGTCAGGGCACAGAGCCGGACCTTTACTCCTGAGTGATTTTACGGTCGCGCAACGTGTTGATGCCCAACAGGGGGCTACGAGAGGTGGTTCCTCTCACGGCAGCGCTCCACAATTCTTTGAAGATACGATTCGACTGGTCAAAGAGAATTATGTTGAGGAATTGTCCGACGACGAAATCTTTCTCGGTCCTCTTGCAAGGCTAACACTGACTCTGCCGCCTCCTTGCGCGGACGGAATTGTGCTCCCCGGCGACTGTGACCGCAACCCGCGGGATTGTCTCATGGCATTTGTTCAGGGGGTGGCGGTCCGCTGCCGCATTCCCAAAGACCAAGTTTTCAGGATGGTGCTGAATGCCTTGCTGCCAGGCCTGGACCCCAACTCGGGGCTGCTGGACGCGGGTATGCTCAAGGAACTGTCTATAGGGACTTCCGGGAAATTCGGCGGAGTGGGCATGGTGGTTACCACCAAAGACGGGGATTATGTGGTAATTTCTCCATTTGAAGGATCTCCCGCGTTCAAGGCAGGCATACAGGCCGGGGATACCATTGTCGAGATCGACGGCCAACAGCTCCACGGGCTGCCTTTATTGGAAGTCTTGCGCAAAGTCCGAGGGCCCGCCGGATCGGTCATGTCGGTCGCAGTTCGGGACGGTCGATCCGGAGCAATCCGTCGCGTGCGGATTCGCCGCCAGGTGATTCACATTCCTCCGGTTCGATATCTGAATCTTGGCTCAGGCATAGGATACTTGAGAATCGTTAACTTTCAACAAGACACCGCTGATGAGGTCAGAAAGGTTTTGAGCCGTATGTCGGTTCGCGGCAAGGAAAACCCGAAAGGTCTCATCCTTGACCTTCGCGACAATCCAGGGGGTCTTTTCGACGAGGCCATCGACGTGGCTGACCAGTTCTTGCCTTCAGGAACCATAACCTCTATCCGAGGCCGCAACCGGCAGCTGAATCGAGAATTTGCAGCCAGCCCCAAGACTAATTCTCCTCGAGTGCCGATTGTTGTCCTGATTAACAAAGGCACGGCAAGTGCTTCGGAGATCTTGGCCGGCGCGCTCCAGGGTCGGCCGGATGTCCGGGTGGTCGGAGAGAAAAGCTTCGGCAAGGCTTCAGTTCAGGCGGTGTACCCTCTACGGAACGGGTCTGCCCTCCGGCTGACCACGGCACACTATTACACGCCCGACGGTCGTGATATAGAAGGTAAGGGCCTCGAACCCGACATCATGGAAGAGGTCACCGCGGAAGGGATGGGCAAACAACGGGTGGACCTGTTGAAGCTAGCTGAACTCGAAGACGATAAAGGAGTAAAGAAGGCCATGGAATGCCTCCTGTCCTCGCAGTCACCTGGGAGAGTGACATTCCCTACCCTGTTTTGA
- a CDS encoding universal stress protein has protein sequence MVPKKILFSTDFSENSTAARQCAVDYAQAFASELAILHVINSSQIGYPSLEEEVPLDIRSALEGIQKSVDKALELIGAECRRGLKSVRTYSRVGIPASEIVRFAREEKMQLIVMGTHGWTGIKHLIMGSTAENVVRKATCPVLTVRSSQDSSR, from the coding sequence ATGGTGCCCAAAAAGATATTGTTCAGCACTGATTTCTCAGAGAATTCCACGGCCGCTCGCCAGTGCGCGGTGGATTACGCCCAGGCCTTTGCCTCGGAGTTGGCGATCCTCCACGTGATTAATTCCTCCCAGATAGGGTATCCATCTTTGGAGGAAGAAGTGCCGCTGGACATACGATCAGCCCTCGAAGGCATTCAGAAGTCTGTTGACAAGGCACTTGAACTCATTGGCGCGGAATGCCGCCGAGGACTCAAATCAGTCAGAACGTATTCCAGGGTCGGCATCCCTGCTTCCGAAATCGTCCGTTTCGCCCGAGAAGAGAAAATGCAATTAATTGTAATGGGTACCCACGGATGGACCGGAATCAAGCACTTGATCATGGGAAGCACTGCGGAAAATGTTGTGAGGAAGGCAACTTGCCCTGTCCTCACGGTGCGTTCTTCTCAGGATTCAAGTCGTTGA
- the tilS gene encoding tRNA lysidine(34) synthetase TilS has protein sequence MTQSDPAKSLLSKVRATIRQYRMIEPGGGVVVGVSGGPDSIALINILNALKSETGFRIVAAHMDHGLREDSWKDAEFVREMCDKMDIPIEVVAQDVRAMAANEGVSIEEAGRRCRYKFFEDVRISSGANVIATAHHMDDELETFFLRIFRGSSLRGMKGIAPVRGQIVRPLIRAERAEIISFLEARHLPYRVDPTNLETETDRNFIRNRLFPAIRERFSNFRDPLRRTLAMLAQEDEFLDAQAKKLCSEAVSGSEDSLVLDVEKLRSAPNALTARSVLLALYDSSGRDERWSRSHIQALIKALYSVNPSARLDLPGGLVAKREYQTLRILREKPGTIPTALDMIVTGPGEVEFAETGFTLRFRLLEGDGRFPKAPGGEATAFFDADKAAFPLTLRPFRPGDRIKPWGLDGSRKLKKLFIDMKVPAGLRRVIPLLVKEGEILWVPGIRRGQAAAVTPETRRILEVTLARGLDELTDVGFTRSD, from the coding sequence ATGACTCAATCCGATCCTGCAAAGAGCCTTCTATCAAAGGTCCGGGCCACCATTCGGCAATACCGAATGATCGAACCGGGTGGGGGGGTTGTCGTAGGCGTATCCGGTGGGCCGGATTCCATTGCTCTGATCAATATCCTCAACGCTCTGAAATCTGAAACGGGATTCCGGATTGTCGCCGCGCACATGGACCACGGGCTCCGGGAGGATTCGTGGAAGGACGCAGAATTTGTGCGGGAAATGTGCGACAAAATGGACATTCCCATCGAGGTGGTCGCACAAGATGTCCGCGCGATGGCCGCCAATGAAGGGGTGAGCATTGAAGAGGCCGGTCGCCGCTGCCGTTACAAGTTCTTCGAAGATGTGAGGATTTCTTCCGGTGCGAATGTCATTGCCACGGCCCATCACATGGATGACGAATTAGAGACGTTCTTCTTGCGGATTTTCAGGGGATCGTCGCTTCGTGGCATGAAAGGCATCGCGCCTGTCAGAGGACAAATCGTTCGTCCCCTCATACGAGCGGAAAGGGCGGAAATAATCAGTTTTCTTGAAGCCCGGCATCTTCCTTACCGAGTGGACCCAACGAATCTGGAGACTGAAACTGACCGCAACTTTATTAGGAATCGCTTATTCCCGGCGATCAGGGAACGGTTCTCCAACTTCCGGGACCCACTCCGACGCACCTTGGCGATGCTGGCCCAAGAAGATGAATTCCTCGACGCTCAAGCGAAGAAACTCTGCTCAGAAGCTGTTTCGGGCAGCGAAGACAGCTTGGTATTAGACGTTGAAAAACTGCGCTCAGCTCCTAATGCCCTGACTGCAAGATCGGTTTTGCTCGCGCTGTATGATTCGTCCGGCCGCGACGAGCGTTGGAGCAGGTCGCACATTCAGGCTTTGATCAAGGCGCTCTACAGCGTCAACCCTTCAGCGCGTCTTGACCTACCCGGCGGCCTTGTCGCCAAGCGCGAATACCAAACGCTTAGAATCCTTCGCGAAAAACCTGGCACGATTCCGACAGCTCTCGACATGATTGTAACCGGTCCGGGGGAAGTGGAATTTGCCGAAACTGGTTTTACCTTGAGATTTCGATTACTGGAGGGCGACGGCAGGTTCCCGAAAGCACCTGGCGGCGAGGCTACAGCTTTTTTTGATGCCGACAAGGCAGCCTTTCCGCTGACTTTGCGGCCTTTCCGGCCTGGTGACAGGATCAAACCTTGGGGATTGGACGGAAGTCGAAAGCTCAAGAAGCTATTCATAGACATGAAAGTACCGGCCGGCTTGAGACGAGTAATTCCCTTGCTGGTCAAAGAAGGAGAGATATTGTGGGTGCCGGGGATTCGACGCGGTCAGGCCGCGGCCGTGACGCCTGAGACCCGCCGCATCCTGGAAGTCACGCTTGCGAGAGGCCTGGACGAATTGACGGATGTCGGATTCACGCGTTCGGATTAA
- a CDS encoding sugar phosphate isomerase/epimerase: MTYSPKLALCNFFPDTKILKQFALEHGFQGIDWTFNRENLPRTRVEELRLAKNISTLHPLEVRYHLFFTDTDLGDVDAHKAKNAARLLHHACRLISRLRGRRITVHVGLGRDSSSGLCWQTTVEGLADLTRFAAGMGIRVCLENLVRGWTSRPALFEKILVKSGCCATLDIGHARCSASVRNGSYRIEDFVLAHPDRFLNAHIYHEETMQGHQPPVTSADIEDRLRLLSRLPFCDWWVLELREEKALLQTLRAVREFLQTEARSIATSRAARY; the protein is encoded by the coding sequence TTGACCTATTCCCCCAAGCTGGCGTTATGCAATTTCTTTCCCGATACAAAAATCCTCAAGCAGTTTGCGCTCGAACACGGATTTCAAGGCATTGACTGGACGTTTAACAGGGAAAACCTTCCGCGCACGAGGGTGGAAGAGTTGAGGCTGGCGAAAAACATTTCCACCCTGCATCCGCTTGAAGTGCGATACCACCTCTTCTTTACCGATACGGACCTCGGAGACGTTGACGCGCACAAAGCCAAGAATGCCGCAAGGCTCCTGCATCACGCTTGTCGGCTAATTTCGCGGTTGCGCGGCCGGCGCATAACCGTCCACGTAGGTCTGGGCAGGGATTCTTCTTCCGGCCTCTGCTGGCAAACAACCGTTGAAGGCCTGGCGGACCTGACAAGATTCGCAGCCGGCATGGGCATACGCGTCTGTCTCGAAAACCTAGTGCGAGGCTGGACCAGCCGCCCTGCGCTCTTTGAAAAGATCCTCGTGAAAAGCGGTTGCTGCGCGACTCTGGATATTGGTCATGCTCGATGCAGCGCGTCAGTGCGGAACGGGTCTTACCGAATAGAAGATTTTGTGCTCGCGCATCCGGATCGTTTCCTGAACGCGCACATTTACCACGAGGAAACCATGCAAGGGCATCAGCCGCCGGTGACATCGGCGGACATCGAAGATCGCCTGCGCCTGTTGTCGCGGCTTCCATTTTGCGACTGGTGGGTGCTGGAACTCAGGGAAGAAAAGGCCCTCTTGCAGACCCTGCGGGCAGTGCGGGAATTCCTCCAAACGGAAGCACGCTCAATTGCGACTTCCCGGGCCGCGCGTTATTAG
- a CDS encoding DUF169 domain-containing protein, producing MDYREAATFIHNDLRLKTLPMAVKFLKSKDLFPEKTRRPSTALGKKITICQAVTMARVYGWTVGVTTADLICVPAMVAFGLTPAVDQRKVLGKLFCEVGFLKDAAAAQEETGSMQFLAKGEFEAILLAPLEKATFEPDTVVLYGNPAQVMRLTQGWVYNQGQRVAGNFGGKVECAEYLIAPFKSRAPRIAIPGNGDRIFSMTQDEEMVFALPASGLEPLIQGLKEAGKKIGARYPVTFYQNYQPEFPKPYKTAGEELGVS from the coding sequence ATGGACTACAGAGAAGCGGCGACGTTTATACACAACGATCTGCGGCTGAAAACCCTTCCCATGGCAGTGAAGTTCCTCAAAAGCAAGGACCTGTTCCCTGAAAAAACGCGTCGGCCCTCCACCGCGTTGGGGAAGAAAATCACAATTTGTCAGGCGGTAACCATGGCGCGTGTCTACGGATGGACTGTAGGGGTGACAACAGCAGATTTGATCTGCGTTCCGGCCATGGTGGCCTTCGGCCTGACACCCGCGGTGGATCAAAGAAAAGTCCTTGGCAAGCTTTTCTGCGAGGTGGGCTTTCTCAAAGATGCAGCCGCGGCCCAGGAAGAAACCGGGTCCATGCAGTTTCTGGCAAAGGGTGAATTCGAAGCCATACTGTTGGCGCCTCTTGAGAAAGCCACGTTCGAGCCGGACACCGTGGTCTTGTACGGAAACCCTGCTCAGGTCATGCGTTTAACGCAGGGATGGGTGTACAACCAGGGGCAGCGAGTCGCGGGGAACTTCGGCGGCAAGGTCGAATGCGCTGAGTATCTTATCGCGCCGTTCAAGAGCCGGGCCCCCCGAATTGCCATTCCCGGTAATGGCGACAGGATATTCTCAATGACCCAGGATGAAGAGATGGTTTTTGCTTTGCCCGCAAGCGGCCTGGAACCGCTGATTCAAGGCTTGAAAGAAGCCGGCAAGAAGATCGGTGCGCGCTATCCCGTAACCTTCTATCAAAACTATCAGCCGGAGTTCCCCAAACCTTACAAAACTGCAGGCGAAGAGTTGGGCGTGTCGTAG
- the holA gene encoding DNA polymerase III subunit delta, translated as MKKKIPDNSAAEGGQSLYLIFGDEFLVKERVARLVDEALDPELRGTNLIVLDGSTLDLGELSLQLFTPSLFGGSRVILVDQTTLFMGRFDQRKLVAKVLDAWAGGDRKSSFKALGQLLNLAGLDSSAIERGSDWISEVLGEGARPQDRDNLARAAQAFMEEGRKVGGAADESFLEELISSPFPEGTVLIFTAPEVDKRKKTFKVLEKRSQVIECAVREEKFGVGLEKSFFDQRVRDALKRAGKKISQEALETMYARSGKQLRMIHSEVEKLIGYVGDRKEISVKDVQDLFSDFHQVAFFELNNVLRTGDVKKCLPALYENLKIAEHPLQTLGLIASEMRKLMVAREMLFTIFRSSWKPGMQYKEFVSILNKVREENPALMAKGKLKLLSMKDYPLYLYLRDAQRFPMARLTRIMEAVLEADVMMKSTRVGSRSPETIVENLVLTICSQPHPKSRADKTTTLHR; from the coding sequence ATGAAAAAGAAAATTCCGGACAATTCCGCCGCGGAAGGCGGGCAATCCCTCTATCTCATTTTCGGAGACGAATTTCTGGTAAAGGAGCGCGTGGCACGGCTGGTAGACGAAGCTTTGGACCCTGAGCTTCGCGGCACCAATCTGATCGTCTTGGATGGGAGCACGCTGGACCTTGGAGAGCTTTCGTTGCAGCTTTTCACTCCGTCTTTATTCGGTGGATCAAGGGTCATTCTGGTAGATCAGACGACCTTGTTCATGGGGCGGTTCGATCAGCGCAAACTTGTGGCCAAGGTTTTGGATGCCTGGGCCGGCGGTGATAGAAAATCCTCCTTCAAAGCTCTCGGACAATTGCTGAACCTTGCCGGTCTTGACTCCTCGGCAATAGAACGAGGCTCTGATTGGATCAGCGAAGTGCTTGGCGAGGGCGCTCGGCCCCAGGACAGGGACAACCTGGCTCGCGCAGCACAGGCTTTCATGGAAGAAGGCCGAAAGGTCGGGGGCGCAGCGGACGAAAGTTTCTTGGAAGAACTCATAAGTTCCCCTTTTCCGGAAGGAACAGTGCTGATTTTCACCGCGCCTGAGGTGGACAAACGCAAAAAGACGTTCAAGGTCCTGGAAAAAAGAAGCCAGGTAATTGAATGTGCGGTGAGAGAGGAAAAATTTGGCGTCGGACTGGAAAAATCGTTCTTCGACCAGCGGGTCCGCGACGCGCTAAAAAGGGCCGGAAAGAAAATTTCCCAGGAAGCCCTGGAGACAATGTACGCGCGTTCGGGGAAACAGCTCAGGATGATCCACAGCGAGGTGGAAAAGCTGATAGGCTACGTTGGCGATCGCAAAGAGATCAGCGTAAAGGACGTGCAAGACCTATTTTCCGATTTTCACCAAGTGGCTTTTTTTGAGCTGAACAATGTCTTGCGGACCGGCGACGTCAAAAAATGTCTGCCCGCGCTGTACGAAAACCTTAAGATCGCAGAGCACCCGTTGCAGACGTTGGGACTAATTGCCAGTGAAATGCGAAAGCTTATGGTTGCTCGAGAGATGCTGTTCACGATTTTTCGATCCTCATGGAAGCCCGGAATGCAGTACAAGGAATTTGTTTCAATCTTGAACAAGGTTCGCGAGGAAAATCCGGCTCTTATGGCAAAAGGCAAGCTCAAACTGCTTTCCATGAAAGATTATCCTCTCTATTTGTATCTTCGCGATGCGCAGCGATTCCCCATGGCGAGGCTCACGCGAATCATGGAAGCCGTTCTTGAAGCCGACGTGATGATGAAATCGACCAGGGTGGGCAGCCGCTCGCCTGAAACCATAGTGGAAAACCTTGTGCTGACTATCTGTAGCCAACCCCACCCCAAGTCGCGAGCAGACAAAACTACAACGCTGCACCGCTGA